The following coding sequences lie in one Rhodohalobacter barkolensis genomic window:
- a CDS encoding endonuclease domain-containing protein produces MISRKRVIELARELRKNATPPEKLLWAEMRNRQVCGKKFLRQHPLIYEEDRGRLHFFIADFYCAEYKLVIELDGKIHDKQKYYDRERDLIIERLGLKVLRFKNEETKEMDKLIKKIISQF; encoded by the coding sequence ATGATTTCAAGAAAAAGAGTCATTGAACTGGCAAGAGAGCTCCGCAAAAATGCCACTCCTCCAGAAAAGTTACTTTGGGCAGAAATGAGAAATCGGCAAGTCTGCGGGAAAAAGTTTTTAAGGCAACATCCATTGATCTACGAGGAAGACCGAGGTCGACTTCATTTTTTCATCGCTGACTTTTATTGCGCTGAATATAAATTGGTTATTGAATTAGACGGCAAAATCCACGATAAGCAGAAATATTACGACCGTGAAAGAGATTTGATCATTGAAAGATTGGGCCTGAAGGTTTTACGATTCAAAAATGAAGAAACCAAAGAGATGGATAAGTTAATAAAGAAAATTATATCTCAATTCTGA